The proteins below come from a single Malus sylvestris chromosome 3, drMalSylv7.2, whole genome shotgun sequence genomic window:
- the LOC126615797 gene encoding disease resistance protein RGA2-like codes for MAEGVLFNVAARIIGRLGSLAFQEIGLIWGVQDELHKLQEIVAGFQGVLLDAELKQTNNEVKLWLESVEDAVYEADDLLDELNTEAQQRQMMCGNTKMSKKVRLFFSSSNQLAFGLKMGHKIKDINKRLREVASRRAFPLEVNCEDTRFIIRERITHSFVPKENILGRDEDTKTIIQLLLDPISTENVSTISIVGFGGLGKTALAQLIFNDEVIQNHFELKIWSCVSNVFELDILVKKILKVDKIDMDELQNDLRRKVDGKKYLIVLDDVWNENREKWLSLKYLLMGGGKGSRILITTRSEAVAKISDTAKPYTLRGLNQEDSWSLFKEMAFKDGKEPENSTIKAIGKEVARKCQGVPLAIRTIGGMLHTKYHETEWLNFKENKLSRINQEENEILPTLKLSYDVLPSHLKHCFAYCSLFPPDYEISVPMLIRLWMAQGFIKSSGENESLEDVAYEYYMELLCRSFFQEEEKDEFGIITSCKMHDLMNELAISMSGVRSAVVDRNQKKFHEKLRHVSFNFHVDLSEWEVPTSLLKAKKIRTFLLPCLMYNSRPCNSFCATIISNFKSLRMLSLDGMRIIKLPNCLKKVKHLRYLGLSWNPINRLPDWIVGLSNLETLDLSGCHRLVELPRDIKKMINLRHLILEGCVGLNRMPRGLGELNGLRTLNRFVLSENNSLLRDSAAGLGELGRLKELRGELEIRNLRHEKDVMSESNVGTPLKEKQHLHSLHLCWKRGEDVNAIDEKDIIMSMEVLQPHSNLKKLFVWCYGGVRFASWFSSLINLVELRLWGCHRCQHLPPLDHFPSLKFLQLEGFEKLEYISDNTSSSNSMSDEMMKIPFFPSLEELWVFFCPVLKGWWRTHTHNNASSSSSTEDLSLPSFPSLSQLNISGCPNLSSMPLYPNVEGIVLSGCSWKVVDSLFVRGASDITHDVGVDVSASSSSPHLSKLTDLSLNNIEDLECLTSQGMGNVPSLQSLSIADCPNLALLPYHGMGNLASFRELIVINCSNLTSMSEGIANLTSLQKLTVRNCSNLTLPPELVVNLPSLQSLTIESFPNLVSLPEEISNLTSLQQLEIRSCSNLASLPEGIRRLPCLNTLVIEKCPMLSERCKKETGEDWPKIAHIPSIYIY; via the exons ATGGCGGAAGGAGTTCTCTTCAACGTTGCAGCACGGATCATCGGAAGGCTAGGCTCCCTTGCTTTCCAAGAGATCGGATTGATTTGGGGTGTCCAAGATGAGCTCCACAAGCTCCAGGAGATAGTTGCCGGATTCCAAGGTGTTCTTCTTGACGCTGAGCTAAAGCAAACCAACAATGAAGTCAAACTGTGGCTCGAAAGCGTAGAAGATGCAGTTTATGAAGCCGATGACCTGCTGGATGAGCTTAATACTGAAGCTCAGCAGAGACAAATGATGTGTGGCAATACTAAGATGTCAAAGAAGGTACGCCTCTTCTTCTCTAGCTCAAATCAACTTGCTTTTGGGCTAAAGATGGGTCATAAGATAAAAGATATTAACAAGAGGCTTCGTGAGGTTGCATCCCGTAGAGCCTTTCCCTTAGAAGTAAATTGTGAAGATACACGATTTATAATTAGAGAGAGGATCACTCACTCATTTGTCCCTAAGGAAAATATTTTAGGGAGAGATGAAGATACAAAGACAATTATTCAACTTTTGTTGGATCCCATCTCAACTGAGAATGTGTCAACCATTTCCATAGTTGGATTTGGAGGATTAGGGAAAACTGCTCTTGCCCAACTCATATTCAACGATGAGgtgattcaaaatcattttgAGTTGAAAATATGGTCATGTGTCTCTAATGTATTTGAGTTGGATATACTTGTTAAGAAAATACTAAAAGTTGACAAGATTGATATGGATGAGCTGCAAAATGATCTTAGAAGAAAAGTAGACGGAAAGAAATACCTAATTGTGTTGGATGATGTGTGGAATGAGAATCGGGAGAAATGGCTTAGCTTGAAGTACTTGTTAATGGGGGGTGGAAAAGGTAGTAGAATACTAATAACCACTCGTAGTGAAGCAGTTGCGAAGATATCAGACACAGCTAAACCGTACACCTTAAGGGGTTTGAATCAAGAGGACAGTTGGTCTTTATTTAAGGAAATGGCTTTTAAAGATGGAAAAGAGCCAGAGAATTCAACAATTAAGGCAATTGGGAAGGAGGTTGCAAGAAAATGTCAGGGAGTTCCACTCGCTATTAGGACAATAGGTGGGATGTTGCACACCAAATATCACGAAACAGAATGGTTGaatttcaaagaaaataaaCTTTCAAGAATAAATCaggaagaaaatgaaattttacCAACACTTAAACTAAGTTATGATGTGCTCCCATCACATTTGaagcattgttttgcttacTGTAGCTTGTTCCCACCTGATTATGAAATCTCTGTACCGATGTTGATTAGACTTTGGATGGCGCAAGGGTTCATTAAGTCATCCGGTGAAAACGAGAGTTTGGAGGATGTTGCATATGAGTATTATATGGAATTGTTGTGCAGATCGTTttttcaagaagaagaaaaagatgagtTTGGTATAATAACAAGTTGTAAAATGCACGATCTCATGAATGAACTTGCAATCTCAATGTCGGGGGTCAGAAGCGCCGTAGTTGATCGGAACCAAAAGAAATTTCATGAAAAGCTTCGTCATGTATCTTTCAATTTTCATGTTGATCTGTCGGAATGGGAAGTGCCAACTTCCTTGCTAAAAGCAAAAAAGATACgaacttttcttcttccttgcctAATGTATAATAGTCGGCCATGCAATTCATTTTGTGCTacaattatttcaaattttaagtCATTGCGTATGTTGAGTCTCGATGGCATGAGAATtataaaattaccaaattgTCTTAAAAAAGTGAAACATTTGAGATATCTTGGTCTTAGTTGGAATCCCATCAATAGACTTCCAGATTGGATAGTTGGACTTTCGAATTTGGAAACACTAGATCTCAGTGGGTGTCATAGACTTGTGGAATTGCCTAGagacataaaaaaaatgatcaacTTAAGGCATCTCATCTTGGAAGGCTGTGTTGGATTGAATCGAATGCCACGTGGATTGGGGGAGCTGAATGGTCTTCGTACATTGAATAGATTTGTTTTGAGCGAAAACAATTCTTTGTTGAGGGACAGTGCTGCGGGTCTTGGTGAACTGGGAAGGCTTAAGGAATTAAGGGGAGAGTTAGAAATTAGAAACTTGAGGCACGAGAAAGATGTGATGTCAGAATCAAATGTTGGTACACCTCTCAAGGAGAAACAGCATCTCCATTCGTTGCATTTATGTTGGAAACGTGGAGAAGATGTAAACGCAATTGATGAGAAGGATATTATAATGTCAATGGAAGTATTGCAACCCCATTCAAATCTAAAGAAGTTGTTCGTGTGGTGTTATGGTGGTGTGAGGTTTGCGAGTtggttttcttctctcataaatCTTGTTGAGCTCAGATTGTGGGGGTGTCATAGATGCCAACATCTTCCACCCTTGGATCATTTCCCATCCCTTAAGTTTCTTCAACTTGAAGGGTTTGAGAAGTTGGAGTACATATCAGACAATACCAGCAGCAGTAATAGTATGAGTGATGAGATGATGAAGATCCCATTCTTTCCCTCCCTGGAGGAGCTCTGGGTATTCTTTTGCCCTGTTCTGAAGGGATGGTGGAGGACGCACACTCATAAcaatgcttcttcttcttcatcaacggAAGATCTGTCGTTGCCTtcttttccctctctttctcaATTGAATATCAGTGGATGTCCTAATCTATCTTCGATGCCTCTGTATCCAAATGTGGAGGGAATAGTTCTCAGCGGGTGCAGCTGGAAGGTTGTTGATTCCTTGTTTGTTAGAGGAGCATCTGATATTACACACGATGTTGGTGTTGATGTCTCtgcctcttcttcttcccctcaTCTCTCCAAATTAACAGATCTGTCACTCAATAATATTGAGGATTTGGAATGTCTAACGTCACAAGGAATGGGCAACGTCCCATCACTCCAATCGCTTTCGATTGCCGATTGCCCAAATTTGGCATTACTACCATATCATGGGATGGGCAACCTCGCATCCTTTCGGGAGCTTATAGTTATAAATTGCTCCAATTTGACATCAATGTCAGAAGGGATCGCCAATCTTACATCACTTCAGAAGCTTACAGTTAgaaattgctccaatttgaC ATTACCGCCAGAATTGGTCGTCAACCTCCCATCACTCCAATCGCTTACGATTGAATCTTTCCCAAATTTGGTATCACTACCGGAAGAAATAAGCAATCTCACGTCACTGCAGCAGCTTGAAATTAGAAGTTGCTCTAATTTGGCATCACTGCCAGAAGGGATTCGTCGACTCCCCTGTTTAAATACATTGGTGATTGAGAAATGCCCCATGTTAAGCGAAAGATGCAAGAAGGAAACAGGGGAGGACTGGCCTAAGATTGCTCACATCCCATCCATTTACATTTATTAA
- the LOC126615794 gene encoding zinc finger CCCH domain-containing protein 32-like: MEPCSRRDRPRRANVAIGADEQRVVPGETRRAQLCLLHANRVLWISRDRAAVVATVRATGDYPERVGEPVCQYYLKTGTCKFGASCKFHHPKHGAGSLNGAPLNIYGYPLRPGENESSYYLKTEQCKIGITCKFHHPQPAGTTIPASAPQFYLSVQSPVPLAEQYGEASTSLRVARPPLLTGSYVQGTYGPVLIPPGVVPIQGWSPYSAPLSPVPSPGAQPTVGATSLYGVTQLSSPTHGLASPYASIPSSVGPSSSNRSEQVFPEKPGELECEYYLKTGDCKYGPSCRYHHPRDRTVLRITCLLSPMGLPLRPVCKVVLYYF; encoded by the exons ATGGAGCCCTGCAGCCGGAGAGACCGGCCTCGAAG AGCAAATGTGGCAATTGGGGCTGACGAGCAGCGAGTCGTACCCGGAGAGACCCGGCGTGCCCAACTGTGTCTACTACATGCGAACCGGGTTCTGTGGATATCTCGTGATCGTGCTGCG GTCGTGGCAACTGTAAGAGCTACAGGGGATTACCCAGAGAGAGTGGGGGAACCTGTATGTCAG TATTATTTAAAGACTGGGACCTGTAAATTTGGTGCGTCCTGCAAGTTCCACCATCCAAAACATGGAGCTGGATCCTTAAACGGAGCTCCCCTAAATATTTATGGATACCCATTACGACCG GGCGAGAATGAATCCTCCTACTATTTGAAAACGGAGCAATGCAAAATTGGCATAACCTGTAAATTCCATCATCCACAGCCTGCTGGAACAACAATACCGGCTTCTGCACCCCAATTTTATCTGTCGGTGCAGTCTCCTGTTCCTTTGGCAGAACAGTATGGGGAGGCTTCCACCAGTTTGAGGGTGGCTAGGCCTCCACTATTAACTGGATCATATGTGCAAGGGACTTACGGTCCTGTCTTGATTCCTCCTGGAGTTGTTCCAATTCAGGGTTGGAGTCCGTATTCG GCACCTCTTAGTCCTGTACCATCTCCTGGAGCTCAACCCACAGTTGGAGCAACTTCTTTATATGGAGTAACACAGCTATCTTCTCCAACACACGGACTTGCAAGCCCTTATGCCTCCATACCCTCTTCTGTTGGTCCTTCTAGCAGCAACCGGAGTGAACAAGTTTTCCCAGAGAAGCCTGGCGAACTTGAATGCGAGTATTATCTGAAAACTGGGGACTGTAAATATGGACCATCTTGTAGGTATCATCATCCTCGGGATCGAACTGTACTGAGAATAACTTGTCTCCTTAGTCCGATGGGTCTCCCACTCCGTCCGGTATGCAAAgttgttttatattatttttga